CCTGAATCAGCCCATTTTGCACTAAATTTACAAGCTCTTCTTTATATAACCACACGGGTTCAATTCCAAACCTTCCATGAAAATGCCGCTTGTCTATTCCACTAATTTTCCGTAGTCCAAGAAACATTTCCTCTTCTATTCGTTCTTTTATCGTAACATTATCTATTTGCAAGATCGGTTTTCCATCCGAAAATGCCTTTTTTACATAGGCTGGAAGAGGTCTGAGGTTTGTAATTCGTTTACCAGGTAAATAACCATGTGCTCCAGCACCAAATCCGTAATAATAATCGTTATTCCAATAAGTTAAATTATGTTTGCTCTCAAATCCCGGTACAGAAAAGTTACTTACTTCATATTGGTGAATCCCCTTCGATTTCATCGTATGCTTAAGTATTTCATACATCATAACTTCATCATCTTCTGGTGGGCGATGGAGCTGTCCTTTTTTGTGCTTTTGATAAAAAATAGTTTTGGGTTCAATCTGCAGTGCATACGTGGAATAATGTGGCAATCCAAATGAAAGGGCCTCATCCAACGATGCTTGAAACTGTTCAACCGTTTGATGTGGAAGTGCATAAATCAAATCAAGGCTGACATTTGAAAAATGATGCTGCTTAAGTAAATTGACAGTATCATATACATCCTCCACACGATGAACGCGCCCCAACTGCTCAAGCATTTTATCATCCATCACTTGTACACCAAACGAAATTCGGGTTATTCCATAATCTTTTAACAGTTTGGTCTTTTCCCCATCTATATCACCTGGATTCACTTCAATTGAAACCTCTTCAAAGCTCGAGAAATCAAATTTTTTATTTAAAAATCGAAACAAGGTATGAAGCTGTTCGATTGTTAAAGCTGTTGGAGTACCGCCACCGATATACATCGTTCTCATCTTATGCTTATCTCCTGGCAAGGCAGTATTGATTTCATGCATTAAAGCCTCTAAATATTCTGTAGCCAGTTCCTCATTATAAAAAAACTTAACAAAATCACAATAATGACAAATCTGTCTGCAAAATGGAATATGAATATAAACCGATTGTATGGATTCCATAATTGTTCACTCCCGTATGAAAAAGCCAAAAAGGAAAACTATTCCACAGATAGCTGTGTTCAAGTTCTCCCAATTAGACACAATTCTATTTATTAATCATCGTTCATTTGTAATACGGCCATAAATGCTTCTTGAGGGACTTCCACGGATCCAACCATTTTCATTCGTTTCTTACCTTCTTTTTGTTTTTCAAGTAATTTACGTTTACGTGAAATATCTCCACCATATAATTTGGCTGTTACATCTTTACGTACCGCTTTAATCGTGGAACGTGCAACAATTTTATTCCCAATCGCCGCTTGAACAGGAACCTCAAATTGCTGTCTAGGTATTAACTCTTTCATTTTATCAACGATTTGTTTTCCGCGCTCATAAGAGAAGTCTCGATGGACAATAAATGATAAAGCATCAATAGTATCACCATTAAGCAGGATATCCATTTTAACAAGCTTGGAAGGCTGATAGCCAATTAGCTCGTAATCAAAGGAAGCATATCCTTTTGTATGTGATTTCAATTGATCGAAGAAATCATATACAATTTCTGAAAGCGGAATATGATAAATAACATTCACACGAATATCGTCAAGATATTGCATATCGATAAACTGGCCACGTTTTTTCTGGGCAATCTCCATCACAGCTCCAACATAATCATTTGGCACCATTATGGTTGCTTCTACATAAGGTTCACGGATTTCCTCAATTACTTGCGGATCAGGCATTTTGGATGGATTATCAACCGTCAAAAGTTCACCATTTGTTTTTTCTACTTCGAAAATAACACTTGGTGCAGTTGTGATGAGATCAATGTTAAATTCTCTTTCTATGCGCTCCTGAATAATTTCCATATGCAGCAGTCCAAGGAAGCCACATCGGAAACCAAATCCAAGTGCCTGAGAAGTTTCTGGATCGTACTGCAAGGATGAATCATTCAATTCCAATCTTTCTAATGCCTCTCGTAAATCATTATAGTCATTTGAATCAACTGGATAAAGTCCACAGAACACCATTGGATTTAGCTTACGATAACCTGGCAAAGCTTCATTAGCTGGTCTATCCGCAAGTGTTATGGTATCCCCTACTTGTGTGTCGCCAACATTTTTAATTGATGCAGTTATATAGCCCACATCCCCGACAGTCAGCTCATTTTTAGAAACAGCCTTTGGCGTAAACACTCCAACCTCGTTTACTTCAAACTGTTTTCCAGATGACATCATTTGAATTTTATCTCCAACTTTAATCGTTCCTTCTTTCACACATACGTAAGAAATAGCCCCGCGATAGGAATCATATAAAGAGTCGAAAATCAATGCTTTCAATGGTGCTTCCGAATCACCGGCTGGTTCTGGCACAACCTCTGTAACCCTTTCTAATATCTCCTCGATTCCGATATTTGCCTTTGCTGAGGCAAGGATCGCTTCATCTCCATCGATACCCAGTACATCTTCTAATTCTTTTTTAACACGTTCGGGATCTGCACTTGGCAAATCAATTTTATTAATGACAGGAATGATTTCTAAATCATTTTCCAGCGCAAGGTACACATTTGCCAGTGTCTGTGCCTCGATTCCCTGTGCAGCGTCTACAATAAGGATAGCTCCCTCGCATGCGGCGAGACTTCTTGAAACCTCATATGTAAAATCGACATGCCCAGGTGTATCAATTAAATGAAAAATAAATTCCTCTCCGCTTTTGCTCGTATATGATAATTGAACAGCGTTTAGCTTAATGGTAATCCCACGTTCACGTTCCAAATCCATTCCATCTAATAGCTGTTCCTTCATTTCTCGTTTTGTAACGGTTTGTGTATTTTCTAAAATTCGATCTGCTAAAGTTGATTTCCCATGGTCAATATGTGCTATAATCGAAAAATTTCGTACTTTTCGTTGTTTTTTCACCATTCGTGTTGCTCACTCCTACAATACCATCATCCGACAACCAGATGAAAGTTTCAAAATAAAAGCCAATAAATACTAGGTTGATTATAGCAATAGAAACTGTTATATTCAAGAACAAAAGCAGAGGCACTATATACTGGAATGAGAATCAGGTATTATTTTGCTTGAATATTTCCAATGTGGTTTAATGTACCACCTCTAATATAAATCTGATAGGTTAGAAAAATAACTGTGCAGTTTGATACAGCACCTGCATTAAAAGTTCAAAAAAACCTTTAACCCCTGCCCCTAGAATAGATGCAGTTTTTTGCGTATATTCGACAGCAGTGTCTGTGCCAGCATCCGCCATCGGTTGACTTACTGGAACTGTAACAGTTTCGCCGGCAGTCTCCTGTTCCTCAGTATCCTCTATTACTTCAGCAACAGTGTCATCATCCTCCACTACGTGAGTTGTTTCTTTATTCATCCCATATACAATCCCTGATAAAAAGAAAACTGCGAGCAAAAGCAGAACAAAAACAAACCGCATTGATCATACCTCCTATTCATTTGCTTGTACTTCTTCTGCATCCCAATAATAATCACTAAATATATCTGCAACTGCATCCGCCGATCGGTATAATTCATCTAGATTATTGTCAACACCGCCCATTTCAATCAGAACTGCATTTTGGGAAAGGTCTTGGTTATAAATACCATCGACACCTGAACCTTGTTTCGGTACAACACCCCTGCTTAGGCCTGGATATTTTTCTTCGATTAAGTCATGTAACTCAGAAGCAATTTTTATATTTTTCTCATGCTCAGGGTGCTCCATTCCAACAACAAACATAATTCTGGCATACGATTTACCGTTTATCTCTTTTGTTGTCACATCTTTACGTACTGAATCCCGGTGCAAATCAAATACATACCGAATTTCATCATTCATTGCTATCGCTTCTTCTACAAATTCCCGAGATGCATCATAAGCTTGCGAGCGGTTCATACCTTTATCATTAAGAACTTTATCAATATCCGCATCTTCCACCTGAGCCCCTATCCCTTTGTCCTCAAGAGCTTTAGCAAGATGGTCACTTACCTTTGTAATGTTCACTTCCCCATGAAAAGCGAGATCCGGATCTGTAACATCTGGCAAATGCGGTAAAAACGATTCCCGAGTATGTGTGTTGTAAATATAAACAACTTTTTTATCATCTGTTGCTGGAGTTTTGTCTTCAGTATCTTTCTTAGGCTCTTCTTCATTTTGAGCCTTTCCCTCTTTCGGATCATCGATTAAAGCCTCCCGATCCCTTAAGACTTCTTCAAGTGGCGGTGACGATTCAAAAGGAAGGTTTGTATAATTTGTTCCTTCGCCGGCGATTAAAATTTGCCTATCATAGATAGAAAATCCAGGAATTTCATTTCCAAGTAGACTTCGTGGATCATCTGGCTTTAAATTAGTTGCAACCTGAAAGAGCACACTTGAAAGCTTAGGCAGTTGGCGATCCTCCGGAAACGCTTGTTTAAATGCTCGATTTTCCATACTCAGCAAGTTATAAAACACAAAACCATCAATATCTCTTGTCCATTCCGTTAATAGGCTTGATGAAAAGCGGTATGCCGGCTGTACAGTTGTCAATATTCCTATACTCACAAATAGAACTAAGATACTGATCAGATATAGTCCACTTTTTCTATATATGCCACGCACATTTTGATTTAGGTGTTTGTTTTTCATAAAAATACATGATCCCACCTTCCTAACTGTTAACTCTTGTTTTAAATCTATGAGTTAAAACCGGAAGCTAGAACCATGTATAAAAAAAATAGAGCCAATTAATAGAGTAATTGGCCACTGGTTTGCTTTAACGACTGTATGAAGCAAAATTATCAACATTTACATTTTCATGAAGCGCAGCATTTAAGCCATTTGCAATAACATTTGCCATGTCAATCATAAAGCCATCAACTTCTTTCGGTGTAACCATTAAATTATGACCAATTGGTGTCAATACTTCTGAAATCAGCTTTCTTTTCTCATCTTCAGAAAGCCCGCCAACCATACCTAAAACAGATTGACGCTGTACTTCATTCGGCATATCTGCTTCTGTCAGCTTTTTCCCGCCGAATGTCATTCCAGCCGGTGCTAAAGATTTAGAAGGACTGTCTTTCTCCTTCCATTCACGTCCAAAGTGCTTTAAAAGAAAATCAATTGTATCGCTAGTAATGGTAACAGCATCAACTACAGTCGGTACGCCAATTGCTAAAACTGGCACGCCTAAGGTTTCCTGGCTAATTTCCTTTCGTTTATTGCCAACACCAGAGCCGGGATGGATTCCCGTATCGGATAGCTGTATCGTTTCGTTTACACGCTCAATAGATCTGGAAGCAAGTGCATCAATGGCAATTACGAAATCAGGCTTATACTTTTCTGCGATACCAAAGATAATATCACTTGTTTCAATACCTGTTACACCCATTACTCCAGGTGTTACTGCCGCTACTTCACGATATCCTTCAGCTACTGTTTCCTGCTGCAATTTAAATAAATGACTCGTCACAAGGACTTTCTCGACTGCCATTGGTCCTAATGCATCTGGTGTAACATTCCAATTTCCGAGACCAACAATTAGGCCATTCGCATCGATCGGGATATTATTACGAACAAGCAATTGTTCAATTTCCTTTGCAAGCACTTTTGCAGCTGCTTCCTGTCTAGCTGTGTCTTGTTTTTTGACACCATCGGCATAAATCGTTACATAATTACCCGGTTTTTTACCGAGTAATTTTGCCCCTTCTTGATCAATATCAACGTAAGAAACCTTTATATCCGCTTCTTGTCTTTCTTTAAACGTAACCCCCTTTATCTCACTTTCTTTTTCCACTGTCTCTGTATACATATCTCTCGCTTCAACTGCTAAATCCGTCCGAACCTGGAACACTTTGTTTTTATCCGCCATTAGCTTGTCTTCCCTTCATTCTAATACTAACAATTCTTATCAGTATTAGAATGAACAATTGGCCAAAAAACATACGAATTGTTCCATGTTCTAACAATTTTATTGAAAACATCTTGTTCCTTTGGTAAAATACTCTTTGTCCACATTGAAAGTTAAACGAATGCAATGATTGACTTTGATAGGATAATTGAACATTTTCACGAAACATTTTGAATTTCGTTCATTGTTTAGGAGGTGAAATAAATGGCTAATATTAAATCTGCAATCAAACGTGTAAAAATTAACAATAAAAAACGTGCGAATAACGGACCACAAAAAGCAGAAATGCGTTCTGAAATCCGTCGTGTAGAAAACTTAGTTGAGGCAAATGACGTGGAGAACGCAAAAGCTGCATTAAAAAATACTGTAAAACGTATTGACAAAGCTGTTCAAAAAGGACTTATCCACAGAAATGCTGGAGATCGTCAAAAGTCTCGTCTTACTAAAAAAGTAAACAGCCTGTAAACATAAAAAACGATCCATTTAGGATCGTTTTTTAATTGTTTAAAATAACTACAAAATACGACTGCAGGCTAGAAGTATGCAACTTTTTCACCTTCATGTAAAACTAATCGTTTACGAGGCAGGTTGAATCAAATCGTAGAGCAAAAGCTCAAAAGCGAGATCCTTTTCCATTTTCCCTTGCTTCATAACAGCATCTGTATCTGCCAATTTACGAATGATATCCTGAAGTTTTTGCGTTGAAAATTGCCTTTCCCTACTTAAAGCGATTTTTACAACATATGGATGTGCTCCCATGCTTTTTTGTATTTGAAATTGGCCATAACCTTTTTCCTTAAGCAGCTTTGCACGCAAAATAGTTCGAAACTGAAAAGCCAACAGGCCAATCAAAGCGATAGGCTCTTCTTTCATTTTTTCTAAATCCTTATAGATAGCAATTGCTTTATGTAAATTCCTTTCCATAACAGCATCAACCAGCCGTAGTGAAGAACTGTTTGAGGTATGTGAAATAAGATCCTCAGCGATTTCCTTTGTTATTACACCGCCTTCCCCTACATAAAGAGCTAGCTTTGTAAGTTCATTTTCCAACAAATGGAGATTTGTAGACAATTCTGTTTCGAAAATTTCATAAGCATCTTGGTTAATCGTTATTTGCAGTTGGTTTGCTAAAGCATTAATCCACTGTGTTAGCTCTTGCTCTTTCACTTCATTACAAACTGCAATCGCTGCATGCTTTTTCAATTGTTTACTGATCTTCTTCCGCTCATCAATTTTTTCATATGGTGCTATAAGAACGAGCACAGAATAAGTTGCGGGCTCACTTAAATAGCGTTCCAGTGAATCCAATTTATGCTCAAACGGCAATTTACCAGGCTTGGCCTTTAAAAATTCAGGATTTGTGGCGATAATTAGTTTTCTTTCTCCAAAAAAAGGATATGTTTCTGCATCAGCAACAACTTCTTGAATTGGCGTTTCTTCAAGATCGTATAACGAAAGGTTCTCTTCTTCTCCATTCAGAACACGTTTAATTAATTCCTGTTTTAAATTTTGCAGGAAAAAAGACTCTGCTCCATACGCAAGATATACGGAGGAAATTTGGTTTTTCTTTAATTGTTTGACTACTTCCAAGTAAGACATCTATAATCCACTCCAACTCGATATAATATAATGGTAAATCGGAAAAGATGGAATGGCAAGAACTTTTGTTTGAGTAGAGATGCCTTCATTCCGAAAGCATCTCTACATGCATCTATATAAACGCCTGATTTACAGCTCTAGAAACTGTACAGCAGACGATATTTTACTTGTCATTAGCTTATACTGACACAGCAAAAGTATAGATGTTAAGTCTTGCTAAATATGGTGAAGAATAAAGTGAAAGGACGTTTTTAGCATTAAGTAGATTTTTTTAATCATTTAATTTATACTAATGGTGATGACATAGGAGGGGTATATTGTGAATGAATTTGAAAAAGATGTGCAGTATAAAGGAAATGACGTAGTTGACTCCGCTTTAGGATTTGTTTTTTCATTCGTTTTCTTTTTCCTAATCTTCGCGATTGGTGCTGCTATTAGCGTTTTCGGTTAAGATTAGACTGCATATAATGTAATCGTTACCTTTCACCTGGATTTTGTTGAAAGAGACTGTATTTGTTACAGTCTCTTTGTTCATTTATTACTGTCTTTATTCTTCTCCCCGTAGTTTATGTAAAAACGGGAAAAATGTTCCTCCATCACTTCGATACTTAAATTGCACTGCACCATGCTGATCTGTTCGTAAAGTTACTGCATGAACGTTTTCAAGTGTTTCTAAAACTTCTGAAGTTGGATGTCCATAAGAATTATTTAGCCCAACAGAAATAAGCGCAAATGATGGATCAGTCGCTTGAATAAAATTTTCATCTGTAGATGTACTGCTACCATGATGGGCAACCTTTAACACATCAACTGGCAAATTGGGATAGTTTTGTATCAATTCTCTTTCTTCTTCCTTCGTAATATCCCCAGTAAATAACCAGTTTACCCCGCCAAATTCGGTAAAAATAACAATGGAATTTTCATTTGAGGATGCTCGATCATCAACTGGTGCCAGTACATAAAATGGCTGACCGGAAATTGTAAGCAGCTCCCCGCCCTTCACTTGAACCAACTCTGGTTGCTTTTGTATTTCCGACCAGGCTTGCATTGCAGATAAATCATAATAACTGCTCACAATTAATTGTTCAATTTTCATTTCCTTTAATAAAAATTCAACGCTCCCTATATGGTCCATATCCTCGTGTGTAAGTATAATTGCATCGAGTTCTTTAATACCGCGAGAATTAAAGTAAGGTCGTAATATTTGCTGATAAACACTGTCAGTCGGCTCCATATCTTCAAAAGAAAACCGGGAACCAGCATCAATCATCATAACACCTTTCCGATAAGGCAATTCAATTAAAAACGCATCACCTTGCCCAATATCGAACATCGTCACAGTACCTTCTGAAGAAAAATAAGGTCTGGCAACAATGCTCATTATTAATAGCGACAATAATAAACCTGATCGAAAAGCGCGTCTCAGCATCCCATACTCCAATTCACGCATAAACCATATAAACAACCCAAAATAAATAAGTATCGCAATAAATGGAAATCCCGAAGTTAAAAATGGAAAGTAAAGAACAGCATCGATTAAAGTAATTAAAGCGATTATCAATTGATGAATGTTAACAAAAAGTGCATCCAGCATATTGATAAACAGATCTGGCAAAAAACTTAGTGGTACCAGTATATACATTAACGGAATAACAACAATAGTGAAATAAGGAATAACAATGAGGTTCAGTATAATGGATAAAGGCTGGAAAATAGAAAAGTAAGCAAATTGAATTGGAATAATTACCATTTGCGAGACGAAGCTGATCTGGAGTACTTGCCAAATGGCAGATTCCGTTTTACCGAGCCAATTCCTCGATAAAAGAATAGCAAATGTTACGATAAAAGATAATTGAAATCCTACATGATATATAATATTTTTGTCGAATAGTATTAGTAAAATAAATACAATGCACAATATATCTGTATAACTAAAGCGTAATTTAAATTTATTTAACAGAATGAAGAGCACCACCATAATTGCTGCCCTCCATACAGAAGGCTCTCCACCCGCCAACAGTGCATAGACAGGTAAAAAGAAGATCATGAGCCACTGCGCTTTTTCATGAGTGAGCAGATTTAGTTTGATTAGTAAAAAGTAAAACAATGCAACAATTAAAGCGATATTAGAACCAGAAATAGCGATAATATGTGATAGACTCCATCGCTGAAA
This region of Oceanobacillus sp. FSL K6-2867 genomic DNA includes:
- the hemW gene encoding radical SAM family heme chaperone HemW — translated: MESIQSVYIHIPFCRQICHYCDFVKFFYNEELATEYLEALMHEINTALPGDKHKMRTMYIGGGTPTALTIEQLHTLFRFLNKKFDFSSFEEVSIEVNPGDIDGEKTKLLKDYGITRISFGVQVMDDKMLEQLGRVHRVEDVYDTVNLLKQHHFSNVSLDLIYALPHQTVEQFQASLDEALSFGLPHYSTYALQIEPKTIFYQKHKKGQLHRPPEDDEVMMYEILKHTMKSKGIHQYEVSNFSVPGFESKHNLTYWNNDYYYGFGAGAHGYLPGKRITNLRPLPAYVKKAFSDGKPILQIDNVTIKERIEEEMFLGLRKISGIDKRHFHGRFGIEPVWLYKEELVNLVQNGLIQEDDQAIRLTEQGMLLGNLVFEKFLLDSKPKIETIS
- the lepA gene encoding translation elongation factor 4, which encodes MVKKQRKVRNFSIIAHIDHGKSTLADRILENTQTVTKREMKEQLLDGMDLERERGITIKLNAVQLSYTSKSGEEFIFHLIDTPGHVDFTYEVSRSLAACEGAILIVDAAQGIEAQTLANVYLALENDLEIIPVINKIDLPSADPERVKKELEDVLGIDGDEAILASAKANIGIEEILERVTEVVPEPAGDSEAPLKALIFDSLYDSYRGAISYVCVKEGTIKVGDKIQMMSSGKQFEVNEVGVFTPKAVSKNELTVGDVGYITASIKNVGDTQVGDTITLADRPANEALPGYRKLNPMVFCGLYPVDSNDYNDLREALERLELNDSSLQYDPETSQALGFGFRCGFLGLLHMEIIQERIEREFNIDLITTAPSVIFEVEKTNGELLTVDNPSKMPDPQVIEEIREPYVEATIMVPNDYVGAVMEIAQKKRGQFIDMQYLDDIRVNVIYHIPLSEIVYDFFDQLKSHTKGYASFDYELIGYQPSKLVKMDILLNGDTIDALSFIVHRDFSYERGKQIVDKMKELIPRQQFEVPVQAAIGNKIVARSTIKAVRKDVTAKLYGGDISRKRKLLEKQKEGKKRMKMVGSVEVPQEAFMAVLQMNDD
- a CDS encoding stage II sporulation protein P, coding for MKNKHLNQNVRGIYRKSGLYLISILVLFVSIGILTTVQPAYRFSSSLLTEWTRDIDGFVFYNLLSMENRAFKQAFPEDRQLPKLSSVLFQVATNLKPDDPRSLLGNEIPGFSIYDRQILIAGEGTNYTNLPFESSPPLEEVLRDREALIDDPKEGKAQNEEEPKKDTEDKTPATDDKKVVYIYNTHTRESFLPHLPDVTDPDLAFHGEVNITKVSDHLAKALEDKGIGAQVEDADIDKVLNDKGMNRSQAYDASREFVEEAIAMNDEIRYVFDLHRDSVRKDVTTKEINGKSYARIMFVVGMEHPEHEKNIKIASELHDLIEEKYPGLSRGVVPKQGSGVDGIYNQDLSQNAVLIEMGGVDNNLDELYRSADAVADIFSDYYWDAEEVQANE
- the gpr gene encoding GPR endopeptidase, with product MADKNKVFQVRTDLAVEARDMYTETVEKESEIKGVTFKERQEADIKVSYVDIDQEGAKLLGKKPGNYVTIYADGVKKQDTARQEAAAKVLAKEIEQLLVRNNIPIDANGLIVGLGNWNVTPDALGPMAVEKVLVTSHLFKLQQETVAEGYREVAAVTPGVMGVTGIETSDIIFGIAEKYKPDFVIAIDALASRSIERVNETIQLSDTGIHPGSGVGNKRKEISQETLGVPVLAIGVPTVVDAVTITSDTIDFLLKHFGREWKEKDSPSKSLAPAGMTFGGKKLTEADMPNEVQRQSVLGMVGGLSEDEKRKLISEVLTPIGHNLMVTPKEVDGFMIDMANVIANGLNAALHENVNVDNFASYSR
- the rpsT gene encoding 30S ribosomal protein S20, which produces MANIKSAIKRVKINNKKRANNGPQKAEMRSEIRRVENLVEANDVENAKAALKNTVKRIDKAVQKGLIHRNAGDRQKSRLTKKVNSL
- the holA gene encoding DNA polymerase III subunit delta, producing the protein MSYLEVVKQLKKNQISSVYLAYGAESFFLQNLKQELIKRVLNGEEENLSLYDLEETPIQEVVADAETYPFFGERKLIIATNPEFLKAKPGKLPFEHKLDSLERYLSEPATYSVLVLIAPYEKIDERKKISKQLKKHAAIAVCNEVKEQELTQWINALANQLQITINQDAYEIFETELSTNLHLLENELTKLALYVGEGGVITKEIAEDLISHTSNSSSLRLVDAVMERNLHKAIAIYKDLEKMKEEPIALIGLLAFQFRTILRAKLLKEKGYGQFQIQKSMGAHPYVVKIALSRERQFSTQKLQDIIRKLADTDAVMKQGKMEKDLAFELLLYDLIQPAS
- a CDS encoding YqzM family protein; the protein is MNEFEKDVQYKGNDVVDSALGFVFSFVFFFLIFAIGAAISVFG
- a CDS encoding DNA internalization-related competence protein ComEC/Rec2, translating into MKGYWHVAAFAVGAATLRIYFENDWIIVAFLLWIFYLYFYERLKKLPIFTSLILFFFFSVYIPSPTAIQSPKTFSDKTAHYAGEIISPVQLTNDKLEFVIEEQHSKHRILILYFPEASNQETMSEPNPGSLKYGASCIIKGSMELPNESRNPAQFDYRDYLLKNGITYQLILQDLADLECEGSKFLERFYMLREQLVTHVESRFSPYTASWLTAIVFGDDSTMDSETEDLFQRWSLSHIIAISGSNIALIVALFYFLLIKLNLLTHEKAQWLMIFFLPVYALLAGGEPSVWRAAIMVVLFILLNKFKLRFSYTDILCIVFILLILFDKNIIYHVGFQLSFIVTFAILLSRNWLGKTESAIWQVLQISFVSQMVIIPIQFAYFSIFQPLSIILNLIVIPYFTIVVIPLMYILVPLSFLPDLFINMLDALFVNIHQLIIALITLIDAVLYFPFLTSGFPFIAILIYFGLFIWFMRELEYGMLRRAFRSGLLLSLLIMSIVARPYFSSEGTVTMFDIGQGDAFLIELPYRKGVMMIDAGSRFSFEDMEPTDSVYQQILRPYFNSRGIKELDAIILTHEDMDHIGSVEFLLKEMKIEQLIVSSYYDLSAMQAWSEIQKQPELVQVKGGELLTISGQPFYVLAPVDDRASSNENSIVIFTEFGGVNWLFTGDITKEEERELIQNYPNLPVDVLKVAHHGSSTSTDENFIQATDPSFALISVGLNNSYGHPTSEVLETLENVHAVTLRTDQHGAVQFKYRSDGGTFFPFLHKLRGEE